One region of Phycicoccus sp. M110.8 genomic DNA includes:
- a CDS encoding carbohydrate kinase family protein translates to MPHTALPSPSAPPVVFVGAATMDSIVLVSGYPGPDERVVAEDLVFAGGGPAATAAVAAARLGVEAAFVGTVGDDEDGRRILEDLAAEGVDVSGVTRAAGARSAASVIVVDALRGTRAICNRPGPGVDTARGAELVRGAQWVHADHVGWAAVAQLLDLTATARPKVSVDAGNPIPDFTPAGVDLYVPTLEALRRTHGDGTGDEALLEAALREGARRVVATDGSRGSLAADATGERARAAGVPVDVVSTLGAGDVFHGALVAAHVRDLPLDDALEYANHVAALSCLGLDGRSAIPTHDDVTARLRARTARPA, encoded by the coding sequence ATGCCGCACACCGCACTTCCCAGCCCCTCGGCCCCTCCGGTCGTCTTCGTCGGGGCGGCGACCATGGACTCGATCGTCCTCGTCAGCGGCTACCCCGGGCCGGACGAGCGCGTCGTGGCCGAGGACCTCGTCTTCGCCGGCGGAGGACCGGCCGCCACTGCCGCGGTCGCCGCCGCCCGCCTCGGCGTCGAGGCGGCCTTCGTCGGCACCGTCGGCGACGACGAGGACGGCCGGCGGATCCTCGAGGACCTGGCCGCCGAGGGCGTCGACGTCTCCGGTGTCACCCGGGCCGCCGGGGCACGCTCGGCTGCCAGCGTGATCGTCGTCGACGCGCTGCGTGGGACGCGCGCCATCTGCAACCGCCCGGGCCCCGGGGTCGACACCGCCCGGGGCGCGGAGCTCGTCCGCGGCGCGCAGTGGGTGCACGCCGACCACGTCGGGTGGGCCGCGGTCGCGCAGCTGCTCGACCTCACGGCGACCGCCCGCCCCAAGGTCTCGGTGGACGCGGGGAACCCGATCCCCGACTTCACCCCCGCCGGGGTCGACCTCTACGTCCCCACCCTCGAGGCCCTCCGCCGCACCCACGGCGACGGGACCGGCGACGAGGCCCTGCTGGAGGCCGCACTGCGTGAGGGTGCGCGACGGGTCGTCGCGACCGACGGCAGCCGCGGCTCCCTGGCCGCCGACGCGACGGGGGAGAGGGCCCGCGCCGCGGGCGTCCCCGTCGACGTGGTGAGCACCCTCGGCGCCGGCGACGTCTTCCACGGGGCGCTGGTGGCCGCCCACGTCCGCGACCTGCCCCTGGACGACGCCCTGGAGTACGCCAACCACGTCGCCGCGCTCTCCTGCCTCGGTCTCGACGGCAGGTCCGCCATCCCCACCCACGACGACGTCACCGCGCGACTGCGCGCCCGCACCGCTCGACCTGCCTGA
- a CDS encoding aldolase, whose product MSQPAPTAYTLSSIARPSGAFAMLAVDQREAMRGMFAEHQDGPVGDEQLRRFKVEATRILTPYASAVLVDKQFAFDAVVDAGAVAPGCGLIAAADEFIAGNGEYVTDVVIDEAVDPAAVREQGAVAMKLLVIHRPDTDPQVRIDMVRRFVERCRSAGLVSIIEPVAKAPRDGRDWDWDQCVVDVASELGGLGADLYKAEVPLKGQGDEGEIRRRCAEITDAVSSPWVVLSSGVPAELFPRAVRLACESGASGFLAGRAVWASVIGSDDVERDLREVSVPRLQQLGELVDSLVTR is encoded by the coding sequence GTGAGCCAACCTGCCCCGACGGCATACACGTTGTCGTCCATCGCCCGCCCCAGCGGCGCCTTCGCCATGCTGGCCGTCGACCAGCGCGAGGCCATGCGCGGGATGTTCGCCGAGCACCAGGACGGGCCCGTCGGCGACGAGCAGCTGAGGCGCTTCAAGGTCGAGGCCACCCGCATCCTCACCCCCTACGCGTCGGCCGTCCTCGTCGACAAGCAGTTCGCCTTCGACGCCGTCGTCGACGCAGGTGCGGTGGCGCCGGGGTGCGGCCTCATCGCCGCGGCCGACGAGTTCATCGCGGGCAACGGCGAGTACGTCACCGACGTCGTCATCGACGAGGCCGTCGACCCTGCGGCGGTGCGTGAGCAGGGCGCGGTCGCCATGAAGCTGCTGGTGATCCACCGCCCCGACACCGACCCGCAGGTGCGCATCGACATGGTCCGCCGGTTCGTCGAGCGGTGCCGTTCCGCGGGGCTCGTGAGCATCATCGAGCCCGTCGCCAAGGCCCCTCGTGACGGCCGTGACTGGGACTGGGACCAGTGCGTCGTGGACGTCGCCAGCGAGCTGGGCGGCCTCGGCGCCGACCTCTACAAGGCCGAGGTGCCGCTCAAGGGGCAGGGTGACGAGGGCGAGATCCGCCGGCGCTGCGCCGAGATCACGGACGCCGTCTCCTCGCCCTGGGTGGTGCTGTCGTCGGGCGTGCCCGCCGAGCTCTTCCCGCGCGCGGTCCGGCTGGCGTGCGAGTCGGGAGCCTCGGGCTTCCTGGCCGGGCGTGCGGTGTGGGCCTCGGTGATCGGCAGCGACGACGTCGAGCGCGACCTGCGCGAGGTGTCGGTGCCGCGGCTGCAGCAGCTGGGCGAGCTCGTCGACTCGCTGGTGACGCGATGA